A genomic segment from Saprospiraceae bacterium encodes:
- a CDS encoding M43 family zinc metalloprotease, whose translation MKRLIFLLTFLVFIGLSFSLSAQRTCATMDHFEQEQRDHPNRLLKIQEIERHTQKVLQGGARAVEGVITIPVVFHIVYNTASENISVAQVQSQLDVLNEDFRRLNADRNNTPPDFLGVAADVEIQFCLATVDPTGNATNGITRTQTNSTSFGTNDQVKFNSSGGKDAWPASQYLNFWVCDISGNILGYAQFPGGPASTDGVVIDYAYFGTIGTATAPFDLGRTATHEVGHWLNLRHIWGDGGCGVDDFVADTPTAGGANYTGSPCTYPGPNSCNQGANDLPDMFQNYMDYSDDGCMNLFTSGQTARMRALFEPGGSRESLLTSNGCGTPVPATCEDGIQNGDETGVDCGGSNCAPCSCPQSPLTLTIKLDNYPEETSWRITNANNAIVASGGTYGAQPDGSTVTETINLAAGDYTFTISDSYSDGICCLYGNGSYTLADANGAVVVTGGSFGASESTIFCASEAGTTPTCTDGIQNGQETGVDCGGPDCPTCPTEPTCSDGIQNGQETGVDCGGPDCPSCPTEPTCSDGIQNGQETGIDCGGPDCPACDPGGCTTVTLESNDFESGWGLWNDGGSDARLSASDQAFANSGIYCVRLRDNTSSSTMYTNNLDLTAFEEITIDFSYYARSMDNPTEGFLLEISLNGGASYTAVEEWNLGDEFQNNQRKFDQVVIPGPFSANTIVRLRCDASSNSDYVYIDDVTLSGCQSGARVAAEDLRGGQQTVAPSLQNVLDVTFSNVNLFPNPSKGELTLSFDMVKNATVQVILTDLSGKVMSQAQITLATGPQRKEMDTSKLPAGIYFMHLVTKEERIAKKFVVIK comes from the coding sequence ATGAAAAGATTGATTTTTTTACTAACCTTTTTAGTCTTTATTGGCTTAAGTTTTTCCCTTTCTGCACAAAGGACTTGTGCTACTATGGATCATTTTGAACAAGAGCAAAGAGATCATCCCAATCGATTGCTTAAAATACAAGAAATTGAAAGACATACCCAAAAGGTCTTACAAGGAGGTGCTCGCGCAGTGGAAGGAGTGATTACGATCCCTGTTGTATTCCATATTGTATACAATACCGCTTCCGAAAATATTAGCGTTGCACAGGTTCAAAGTCAATTGGACGTGTTGAATGAAGACTTTAGAAGATTAAATGCTGACAGGAACAATACGCCTCCTGATTTTCTGGGCGTAGCAGCGGATGTTGAAATTCAGTTCTGCCTGGCAACAGTCGATCCTACTGGCAATGCTACAAATGGAATTACGAGAACCCAAACCAATTCAACTTCATTTGGCACCAACGACCAGGTAAAATTCAACTCGTCTGGCGGAAAAGATGCCTGGCCTGCCAGCCAGTACCTGAATTTTTGGGTTTGTGATATTTCAGGTAATATTTTAGGTTACGCTCAGTTTCCTGGGGGACCGGCGTCTACGGATGGCGTCGTTATTGACTATGCTTATTTCGGTACCATCGGCACTGCTACAGCGCCTTTTGACCTAGGCCGAACTGCCACCCACGAAGTCGGACACTGGCTAAACCTTCGGCATATCTGGGGTGATGGCGGTTGTGGTGTGGATGACTTTGTGGCTGATACGCCAACTGCAGGCGGAGCCAACTATACGGGAAGCCCTTGTACCTACCCTGGCCCGAATAGCTGCAATCAAGGCGCTAATGATCTGCCAGATATGTTCCAAAACTATATGGATTATTCCGATGACGGTTGCATGAATCTATTTACAAGCGGTCAAACAGCAAGAATGCGAGCCCTTTTTGAGCCAGGAGGAAGCCGCGAAAGTTTGCTGACCTCCAACGGGTGCGGCACACCGGTACCTGCCACCTGTGAAGATGGCATCCAAAATGGCGATGAAACAGGGGTAGACTGTGGTGGTAGTAATTGCGCACCATGTAGCTGCCCTCAAAGCCCACTAACCTTAACGATCAAACTTGACAACTATCCAGAAGAAACAAGCTGGCGCATTACCAATGCCAACAATGCTATCGTCGCTTCTGGGGGCACCTATGGTGCTCAGCCAGATGGATCAACAGTGACCGAAACCATTAACCTCGCTGCGGGTGACTATACATTTACCATAAGTGATTCCTATAGCGATGGCATTTGCTGCTTATATGGAAACGGTAGTTATACCTTAGCCGATGCCAATGGTGCCGTTGTGGTGACCGGAGGATCATTTGGCGCCTCAGAAAGTACTATCTTTTGTGCTAGCGAGGCTGGCACTACGCCAACCTGTACCGATGGCATCCAAAATGGTCAAGAGACGGGCGTCGACTGCGGTGGCCCGGATTGCCCTACTTGCCCCACCGAACCAACTTGCTCCGATGGCATCCAAAATGGCCAGGAGACTGGTGTCGACTGCGGTGGACCTGATTGTCCCTCCTGCCCTACCGAACCTACTTGCTCCGATGGCATCCAAAATGGCCAAGAGACAGGCATTGATTGCGGTGGCCCTGATTGTCCTGCTTGTGATCCTGGTGGCTGTACGACCGTCACGCTTGAGAGCAATGACTTTGAAAGTGGTTGGGGACTCTGGAATGATGGTGGTTCGGACGCTCGCTTAAGTGCCTCAGACCAGGCTTTTGCCAATAGTGGTATTTATTGCGTTCGATTGCGGGACAATACGAGTTCTTCTACCATGTATACTAACAACCTGGATTTAACTGCTTTTGAAGAAATAACGATAGATTTCTCCTATTATGCCAGAAGTATGGATAATCCAACGGAAGGCTTTCTACTTGAAATTTCTTTAAATGGTGGTGCTTCATACACGGCTGTGGAAGAATGGAATTTAGGAGATGAATTCCAAAACAACCAGCGAAAATTTGATCAGGTAGTTATCCCTGGCCCATTTTCAGCCAACACCATTGTGCGATTGCGTTGTGATGCCTCATCGAATTCTGATTATGTTTATATCGATGACGTTACCCTATCCGGTTGTCAAAGCGGCGCCAGGGTGGCAGCAGAAGACCTTAGAGGTGGACAACAAACGGTGGCACCTAGTCTGCAAAATGTATTGGATGTGACTTTCTCGAACGTCAATCTCTTCCCCAACCCAAGCAAAGGGGAATTGACCTTGAGTTTCGATATGGTAAAAAATGCTACCGTACAAGTAATCCTCACGGATTTATCCGGGAAGGTCATGAGCCAAGCGCAAATAACGCTAGCTACCGGACCACAACGCAAGGAAATGGATACCAGTAAATTACCCGCCGGTATTTATTTTATGCATTTGGTTACAAAAGAAGAACGCATTGCGAAGAAATTTGTGGTGATTAAATAG